From a region of the Babylonia areolata isolate BAREFJ2019XMU chromosome 21, ASM4173473v1, whole genome shotgun sequence genome:
- the LOC143296138 gene encoding uncharacterized protein LOC143296138: MVRVISEKLFSPPRSRHSSGEAVDKELAARAVEALSGLHSARRAVGELSDYESSSDSHWDSEVDVEGDGAGPSEECGGGANDVLQKRKERRRERNKLSAQAYRIRRREQCVKQQHVLKELQEKNSRLKDQVHSLEDQIDHFRRTAVVRPPPPPPPPPAPTSPAVNTLQTLDRPPGGQPPPPCVGWEGPQGRSSRPPRLPLMDNHLSRSQLLSPVVDNFSFSPTFSSQLSPSPSSPAASPALSLSPCSASSSSCLQVFSFPGPSPSGGSRAAGRHMTPTVFPTVPFGPHAACAVGERVGQEEGVLHHPHPRFQLPPPPPPTQHMDLNANAEEGHGDNLNAVLHSKAAGLEVRQKNDNMNNNTGCADFGGLGVPTASVGGARPKVKAVTGYGLYPAASSPEVFKYPKI; encoded by the exons atggtgagagTGATTTCGGAGAAGTTGTTCAGTCCGCCGAGATCGCGACACAGTTCGGGCGAGGCGGTTGACAAAGAACTGGCAGCCAGGGCGGTGGAAGCTCTGTCAGGTCTTCACTCTGCTCGACGTGCTGTGGGAGAGCTGTCAGATTACGAGTCGTCCAGTGATTCTCACTGGGACTCCGAAGTCGACGTCGAAGGCGACGGGGCAGGACCTTCGGAAGAATGCGGCGGAGGGGCG AATGATGTCCTGCAGAAGCGGAAGGAGAGGCGGAGGGAGCGGAACAAGCTGTCTGCGCAGGCTTACCGGATACGGCGCCGGGAACAGTGCGTCAAACAGCAACAC GTGCTGAAGGAGCTCCAGGAGAAGAACTCCCGCCTTAAGGACCAGGTCCACTCCCTGGAGGACCAGATCGACCACTTCCGCCGTACAGCCGTCGTcagaccacccccacctccgccacccccaccagcaCCCACCAGTCCTGCTGTCAACACCCTCCAGACCCTGGACAGACCTCCAGGTGGCCAGCCTCCCCCGCCATGTGTGGGCTGGGAAGGTCCGCAGGGGAGGAGCTCTCGTCCACCCCGCCTGCCGCTCATGGACAACCACCTCAGCCGCAGCCAGCTGCTCTCTCCTGTCGTGGAcaacttctccttctctcctaccTTCTCCTCGCAGctttctccttcaccctcttCTCCTGCAGCTTCTCCTGCGTTGTCGCTGTCTCCTTGTTCGGCTTCCTCATCCTCTTGTTTGCAGGTCTTCTCCTTTCCGGGGCCTTCGCCGTCGGGTGGGTCTCGAGCTGCGGGCAGGCATATGACACCAACTGTCTTTCCCACAGTGCCTTTCGGCCCCCATGCCGCCTGtgcggtgggggagagggtgggtcaggaggagggtgttctgcatcacccccaccctcgcttccagctcccccctcctccgcctccaacCCAGCACATGGATCTCAACGCCAACGCCGAGGAAGGGCATGGCGACAACCTGAACGCGGTGCTCCACAGCAAGGCAGCAGGGCTGGAGGTGCGGCAGAAGAacgacaacatgaacaacaacacagGCTGTGCAGACTTTGGGGGTCTGGGAGTGCCCACCGCCTCTGTGGGCGGTGCCCGGCCCAAGGTCAAGGCTGTCACAGGGTATGGCCTGTACCCAGCAGCGAGTTCTCCAGAGGTCTTCAAGTACCCCAAGATCTGA